The following coding sequences lie in one Sedimentibacter sp. MB35-C1 genomic window:
- a CDS encoding pseudouridine synthase, with product MKSERLQKYIARSGVTSRRKAEELILSGKVKVNEKTVTELGTKVDPESDIVLVNNQKIFEVKNHVYIKLYKPEGYVTTVKDQFNRKTVMDLINAKERVYPVGRLDYNTSGLLLLTNDGDLANKLMHPKYNIYKTYIAEAKGRITEDSMNILRTGVVIENYKTAPARVKLIKYKQYSSIVQISIHEGKNRQVRKMFEAVGHNVTELKRTSLGKINLGDLNPGCWKYLNNEEIQFLKNNQEG from the coding sequence ATGAAGTCAGAAAGATTGCAAAAATACATTGCCCGCAGCGGTGTTACATCAAGACGTAAAGCAGAAGAACTTATACTTTCCGGCAAAGTTAAGGTTAACGAAAAAACTGTAACTGAACTTGGAACAAAAGTAGATCCTGAAAGTGACATCGTATTGGTCAATAACCAAAAAATATTTGAGGTGAAAAACCACGTATACATAAAATTATATAAACCTGAAGGATACGTAACAACTGTAAAGGATCAATTCAACAGAAAGACAGTCATGGATTTGATTAACGCGAAAGAGAGGGTATACCCCGTAGGAAGGCTCGACTACAACACATCCGGTCTGCTGCTGCTTACAAATGACGGAGACTTGGCAAACAAGCTCATGCATCCGAAATATAATATTTATAAGACCTACATAGCTGAAGCTAAAGGAAGAATAACTGAAGACTCCATGAATATACTTAGAACAGGTGTGGTAATTGAAAACTACAAGACAGCACCTGCAAGAGTTAAGCTTATAAAATATAAACAATACAGCTCTATTGTACAGATTAGTATTCATGAAGGGAAAAACAGGCAAGTCAGAAAAATGTTTGAAGCTGTTGGACATAATGTTACGGAACTAAAAAGAACGTCCTTAGGCAAAATCAATTTGGGAGATTTAAATCCCGGCTGCTG